The Ignavibacteriota bacterium genome contains the following window.
TTTTAATATCGGGCATTCGACAATCCAAATTGAGAAGGACAATCAGTACAGAAATTGCAATAAAAATGAAATTTAAAAAATAAATTATTTATTATCAAGGAAACGCAATGTGAAATATTTTATGCAAATTTTATCAACAATGTTCTTAACTCTGATTGGTTGATCAAATTTAACGAAAATACCAATTAAGAAAATAGCAAGGGAATTGGGAATGAACGAGAGAGCGGTCGGGAATATTTTGAGAAAGACAAAGAAATAAAAAAAATGTTGCAATATATTGAAGGTTATTTCGTATTTTTGCATTGTGTAGTATTTTATTTAGGAAAATGATTAGAATAATCAGACATATAACAGCGACACTCCTCTTGGTGATATTACCAATATCAGCCATAGGTTTGAATATTACTATACATAAGTGCCACCATAGAGGCACATTTCATATATCTTTATTCGATTCTTCAACGAATAATCTCAAAAGCGATTGTTGTACCGGTTGCAATAAAAAAAATCTTGCAAGTAGTCAATTGAGTACAGGTTGTCAAATGGGACACAAAAAGGTTCAAACAGGATGCTCCTTGATGAATATGTCAGAAAATAGTTCAAACCAAACGAAGGATTCAAAAACCACTGAAACTAATACAAATCATTTTAACGCACCATGCTGTTTAAATTTTGAATTTTCAAATGATATTTGTATCAATCTATACTCAATTGAAAGGACAAAAGACATTTTTGTAGTGTCATTGATTGCCTATGATTATTTTCAAACAGCAAATTTTAATTTAATAATTAAAGATAAAATAACGGTAAAAGATAGAGATAACCCACTTAAGTGTCCTATTAACTATATTATATCGTTTATACACTCCACTTCTCATTCTGTCGATGAGGCAGATCCAATTTCTTCATTGCTATCCCACATAGCATAACAATTATCCATTTTTATTTGCATTTTCACTGTTACATTTAGTTTACATAAATGTATGATAGCTTTAATTATGCGACAATAAGTCAGTTATTGTAATTGTTAAATATTTTATATAATAAGAAATTGAGTATGAGAAAAATAATATTTTTAGTATCGCTTATTGCAGTAATGTTTATTCTTAATATACAGACTGCATATTCAATACCTGCATTTGCAAGGAAATATCAAACTACTTGCAATACATGTCATTCTGTTTATCCACAACTAAACGCTTTTGGAGAATCATTCCGTATTAATGGATACCAATTCCCAAAAGATGATGATGAACAGACAAAAGAAAAACCTGTGTCTTTAGGATCTGAAGCATATAAAAGAGTATGGCCAGATGCAGTATGGCCTAATTTTATGCCAGGTACTTCTCCAATCTCTCTTAGAGGAAGAACTGCCTTTACTATTTCAACTGATACACTTGGTTCAACTACATCAGAATTTGGAATGCCAGCACTTCAATTCTATGGTGCAGGTGTTCTTGGTAAAGATATTACAATATGGGTTGGAGCACATTTATTTGAGAATGGAGCTGTTGGAAGTTATGTGTAAGTTTTTTAAATCAAATATAATACTTTTCCCTATTTTATTAGGATTAGGATTTAGTTCTTGCGAAAGGGATGAAGTAAGTCCTGTAAAACCTTTAGAATTTGATTCTACATGTGATACTAACTATGTGTCATTTTTACAAACCATAAAACCAACAATTAATAAAAATTGTGAATACTGCCATAATAATAGTTATACTGCATCTGGAGTTAACCTTGAAGGTTATGATAATATTAAAAAATCGGCGGCAAATGGCACTCTCAAAAAAAGTATCAATGGTTCTATGAAAGTCTATATTGAAAATGATTGTGATAACGTTAAAATTCAAGCTTGGATAAACCAAGGTAGTAAAAATAATTAAAAGGAGAAGACAGTGAAAACATCACTAAAAATAAGCTTAGCTTTAATGCTAATATCAACTGCATTCTTTGCAGGTTGCAGTAATATGACAGATAATAATTCCGGCAATACGGATGCAGGAAATTTCTTGACAATAAGTCCTGCTGACAATACTCAAAATATTGGCATTAACGATGCGGTTACAATTCAATTTGCAGCTCCGGTAGATACGAAAACAATCGAAGCAAATTTTGTTTTGATTAGCCAGAAAGACATTGCTGATTCTCTTTGTCCTGTTAGCAAAAATATGGGACATTCAGATATGATGAAGGATATGATGGATACTACTATGATGAACCATTTGAAAATGACACATCATACAAAAGGCACATTCAAGTGGAATTCAAACAAAACCATGTGTGAGTTTAAATCAGATTCCGCTTTAAGCCATAATACCGACTACATGATGTACATACATTCCGATATGATGAATCACATGAAAAACATGATGAATAACAGCATGTCGAATGGAGGAATGAATATGGGTGGCAATATGAATATGATGAATGGACAAAAAGCATCAGATTTAATATTTAAAGTTACTCGTTTCAGAACCATGAATAAGTAAAATTCTTTGAAATTTGAAAATTTCTTTAGAATATTTTGGATTTTCTTTAGAAATTTTGTATAAGTGCATAAAATCCTGCAGGTTTTCTTTGGAAATATCTTAATTTTGTAAAGAAACCTGCGGGTTTTCTTCAGAAGTTTTTGGAATAACTTTTGAAATATTGAAAATTTGTTGAATAAATTTTGGAGATTCTTGAGATGGCTAATTATTTTCCTGCAAAAGACGCAGATTTTATTGCTTGGCTTGCAAATTTTCTTGTAGTTGCCAATGCCAATCTTGTCCCACTTGGTATTATTGCAGGGGATTTAACCCCTATTTCTACGTTACAGCCGACTTATTCAACAAATCTAAACGATGTTGAGGCAAAAAAAGCCGCTCTTGCCTCCGCTGTTGATACAAAAGACGCTACAAAAGATGCTATTATCCAAAAATTACGAATTGTAGTTAATAAAATTCAGGCTAACCCTGCTGTTGCTCCTGCATTGAAATCGCAATTAGGAATTTCAACGCATGAGGGCGGTCATTATCCACAACATCCTATTCCTCCAAGCGAATTGCTTGCCGAATTGCTTCCCGACGGCTCTATAGAGCTTGACTGGAGCAGAAACGGCAATGCTCCCGGCACGCAGTTTGTGATTGAATATTGTCTTGCGCCATCAACGACTTGGACTTTGCTTGATGTTGTTACTAAGACAAGTTTCATACATTCCGGCCATCCTCTTGGAAAAGCTATTCAATATTGGGTTAAAGCCAGAAAGAACAGTGAAACCAGCGGAGCAAGCAATATTGCGGTTGTGAATGCGGGTGGAGTAGTTTAAATGAGTATTGGGAAAATGATAATCAGGTTGATTTTACTGTTATTAGGTGTTGAAATAATGGTTGCAGAAAATACAATAGCAGATAATTCTCAAAAGAATATAAATGGAAAAACCGATAACAACAAGGTTAATGAATACGAGAGAATTGATAGTATGGAACTGAAGTTTGCCGATTATAAAAGAGCAACGATTTCAGGCGAATTACCGTTTAAGGAAACTCATCTGAAATTATTTCCAAGTCTTGCTTTAGTTGGCGGGACTGCCGGACTGTTTATTTTACAACATAATTACCAATTGAATTCAATTTGGAAAGATAAAACAAATTTCCGGATTATAGAGAGTTGGGATTATGCCTTATATACAGATAAATTTGGGCATTTCTGGTCAGGTAACTTTATAAGTTATTTATATCGAGATTTATATCAAGAAGTAGGAATAAGTAAAGAGAGTTCGATTTGGTTAGGTGGTTTAACCTGCTTGACCTATTTAACTTATATTGAGATAATGGATGGATACGGAAAGGATTGGGGTTTTGAACCATCAGATTTCTATTTTGATATGTTAGGCAGTTTGTTTTTTGTATCTCAGCATTACCTGCCAATATTACAAAATATAACACCAAAAGCCATGTACTTCAAACCTGAATGGCATGGTGAATTGTCAAGAAATCCCTCGAATAATTTTATTGATAATTATTCAGGACAAACTTTTTTCCTTTCTTTTAATGTATATAATTTATTGCCTAAAGATTTGAAGAAATACTGGGTAGATTGGCTTGAAATAAGTATAGGATATTCGGCACGAAACCTTTCTTATTCAAAACCAATAGCAATAAATGAGAACATTAATTCTTATGAAGTTCTTCCGGGAGTATGGGGAAGCCCACGATTCATTGTAGCCTTGGATTATAATCTTGTAAAAATGCTTCCGGACGGTCCCCCTTTCTGGAATTGGTTTAAGCAGACACTAAACTATATTAAATTGCCTTCTCCTGCTTTGGAAGTTGGTCCCGGAATAAAACCAAGATTTAAAATTGTTTATCCATTTTAACATTAAATTATTATGAAAAACTACATATTAAAAAAGTTAGATTGTGCTTCATGTGCGGCAAAGATAGAAGAAGGCGTTGCAAAATTAGAGCATGTCAAATTTGTCTCAGTGAATTTTGCAAATTCTTCTTTACAAATTGATACACCTGATATTGAAGATGTTAAGAGAAAGATAAAAGAGATTGAACCGGAAGTTGAAATTTTGGAGCAAGCCGAAGAAACAAGCAAATCACATAAGAATTTTCAATTAAAAGATGAATTGGTTGAGAATAAATTTGAAATAATTAGAATTGCTGTGGTTATAGCTCTTTTGATATTTGGGATGGTTTTTGAAAATATAATACATGGAACTCAGTTTCAATGGATTGAATATTTAGTATTTGCTGTGGCATATCTAATAAGTGGTTGGGGTGTTTTAAAGGGTGCAATCAGAAATATTATTAAAGGAAAGGTTTTCAATGAACATTTCCTTATGACCGTTGCTACATTAGGTGCATTCATAATACACGCTATGCCTGAAGCTGTTGCAGTTATGCTATTTTATGTAATAGGTGAACTATTCCAAGATATTGCAGTAAATCGTTCAAGAAGCTCAGTTAAGGCATTATTAGCTATCAGACCAGATTATGCAAATCTTAAAGAAAATGGTAATTTACAAATTGTTGCTCCGAATGATGTTCATCCCGGACAAATTATTGTTGTAAAACCTGGTGAAAAAATTCCATTAGACGGAATAATTTTGGAAGGGAACTCCTTCGTAGATACTTCTGCATTAACCGGAGAATCAGTTCCCAGAGCTGTTAATAAAAGCGATACAGTTTTATCAGGTATGATTAACAAATCAGGATTAGTGACAATTGAGGTAACTAAAGAATTCGGGGAATCTTCAATATCCAAAATATTGGAGTTAGTTGAAAATGCAGTTAGTAAAAAGGCTGAAACAGAGAAGTTCATTACTACTTTTGCTAAGTATTATACTCCGGTGATTGTATTTGCTGCTTTTCTTATTGCAGTAATTCCGCCAGTTTTTATTCAGGGGGCAGTTTTCACAGATTGGGTTTACAGAGCATTGGTAGTCCTCGTTATATCTTGCCCATGTGCTCTCGTAATTAGCATTCCACTCGGCTACTTTGGAGGAATTGGTGGTGCTTCTCGTAGTGGTATATTGATTAAAGGTTCAAACTATTTAGACGCACTAACAAAAGTTAAAACAGTTGTTTTTGATAAAACAGGTACCCTGACAAAAGGTGAATTCAAAGTTGTTGAAATAGTTCCGTCAAACGGATTTAATGCAGAGGAAATTCTTAAATTTGCAGCTTATACCGAAATAAATTCAAACCACCCAATAGCCAAATCTATTATAGAATCTTTCAACAATAAAATTCTAATAAATGAAATTAGTGATGTCAATGAAATATCCGGACATGGTATCAAAGCTAAAATAATGGGAAATGATGTATTAGTCGGAAATGATAAATTTCTCCACTTAAATAATATCGTTCATTCGGTGTGTGATGTTGATGGTACTGTAGTTCATGTTGCTATCAATAAAGAATATGCTGGTTATATTGTTATCTCAGATACCCTAAAGGACGAAGCTATTGAAACTATAAAAGAACTTAATTCCAGAAATATTAAAACAGTTATGTTGACTGGTGATAATGAAAGTGCTGCTAAATATTTTGCAAATAAACTTGGTATAAAAGAATTTTATTACGAGTTGTTACCAGAGCAGAAGGTTGAACACATCGAAAGACTAATCTCAAAAAACAAAGAAGGCAAAGTAGCATTCGTTGGAGATGGAATTAACGATGCTCCGGTAATTGCCAGAGCTGATGTTGGAATAGCAATGGGTGCTTTAGGTTCAGATGCGGCTGTTGAAACGGCAGATATAGTTTTAATGGCAGACTCACCAATGTCAATTGTTAAATCAATTGATGTAGCAAAAAGAACAAGAACTATTGTTTGGCAAAATATTCTGTTTGCAATGGGTGTAAAGCTAATCTTTGTTGTTCTTGGCACATTGGGAGTTGCAACTATGTGGGAAGCCGTCTTTGGTGATATGGGAGTAGCCATTATTGCTATTTTGAATGCTATGAGAGTTATGAAATAAATAAATTATGCTGTACAAAGTCACTATATTACATCTAAAATGTATTTCAAAATGATTCATATGATTTAGAAGTAAGTAAAAATAATTTTGGGAACTTTATGAGATCAGGAAATAAATTTATAGGATTAGGAATTTTAACAGCTACGGCTGCATCCCTATGTTGCATAACACCGGTTTTGGCTCTTATTGCTGGAGTTAGTGGACTTGGTTCAACTTTTTATTGGCTTGAACCTTACAGAACGTATTTTATATGCTTGACAATTTTGGTTCTTGGTTTTGCATGGTTTCAGAAATTAAAAATAAAGAAAGCCGATGAGTGCGGATGTGAAGAAGATGAAAAACCAAAATTCATTCAGTCAAAAACTTTTCTTACTGTCGTTACTATTTTTGCTGCTCTTATGCTTGCCTTTCCTTATTATTCAAAAATATTCTTTCCGAATAATGAAAAGCAAATAATCATTATTGACAAATCAAATTTTCAAACAGCAGAATTTACAATAAACGGAATGACTTGCGAAGGATGCGAAGAAGAAGTAAAGCATGAAGTCAATAAACTCAATGGAATTGTAAAGGCAGATGTATCCTATCAAAATGGAAATGCACAAATACAATTTGACAAATCAAAAACTAAAATAAATGAAATTGAGAATGCAATCAATTCAACAGGTTATTCAGTTACCGATAAAAAAGAGAAATAAAATGTACATTATAACCAAATCAGTAATTACTTGTCCAAACTGTGGACACAAAAAAGAAGAAAAAATGCCGACAGACTCTTGCCAGTATTTTTATGAATGTAAAAACTGTAAGACAATTTTAAAACCAAAAGAAGGTGATTGTTGCGTATATTGCAGTTATGGAACAGAAAAATGTCCATCAATCCAAGAAAAGAAAAATTGTTGCTAATGACAAATTTACCTTCAAAAGGGATAATATCCATAGATATTTCTATAATCACCAGAAATTATATGACAGAACATCTGTATTGCTATTGGAAGGTAAAGCTTATTTTTCTTGGTGTATTAGGCGTTGCAACTATGTGGGAAGCAGTCTTTGGAGATATGGGTGTTGCCATTATTGCAATTTTGAATGCTATGCGAGTTATGAAATAAATAGAAAATATTTTTTAAATTTAAACACATGGAGATTGTATGAAAAATTTAAATGCACTTTTATTCACTCTTGGATTCTTTATTATCAGTTGCTCAAATTCTACAGCACCTGATTACAATCAGTATTATGATTCTCTGACAAATCTGTCAGTGAAAGAATCTATTGCTAAGGGTAACGAATGGAAGTTTTCTGCTCCAAAAATCAAAACTTATGTATCAACTTCAGAAGCTGTTTTTGAATTTCCTGACGGACGAGTTGTAAAAAAAACTCTACCATCAGATTCTTTTTATGTCGCTATTGCACCATACATAAATGGAACACATACTTGCGAAACTCATTATCCATCGAGTTGTGATGGCGAAATCAAGGAACAAACAGTTAAGGTAATCGCTTCTGATGAAAGTGGCAATATTCTTATCAATAATGGCATAAATACCATGAAAAATGGATTCTTTGAATTATGGCTTCCACGAAATAAAAATGTGAAAATTCAGATTGAATATAATTCAATGAAAGGTGAAGAAACAATACCTACAAATAACGATAGCAGAACTTGTATTACAACAATAAAGCTAAAATAATTCAAAATCTGTTTGTTAATAATTCTAAAATCTCTTCCAAATCTTCTTCAGTCAAAGTTATATAAGGACGAGCCGGAATCTGAATAACAGGTTTCAGCTCTTTCTTTTTCGTAAGTGCAAGAACTTTCCAATTGACCAATCCTGTATTATAATACTTTGCCCAGAAGAACTTTCTCATTTTGGAAGTAATAAGAATTGTTGGCGTTAAAGTTCCACCATATTGATGAATAGCCGCATAAGGAGAGTTTGCTGAAATAACTATCGAAGATTTACCTTGTGGTCTTACCTCAATTGTTGACATAAGACCTTTCGAGCGATTCAATGTAGGTTCTAATTCCCAACCAAGTCTTTGGTATTTCTCCTTAGTGGACGAAGCAAGAGCTTTCCATTTCTGAGAACCACCGGAGAATATTGTAATATCATTTTCATTACCATCCCAACGACCACGACCATCAAAATTTTCAGAAATCGCCCTTTCAATTAGTGCCGATACTACTTCAAGTACAGGTGTAAGGTCATCAAATTGCTTCTGCAGTTCGATGAACTTTCTGGAAAGCGAATTAGTGATGTCATTACTAATCATTATCTTCTCCAATATTCTCCTCGGCAACAACAACCCATTTTTGAACTTCTTCAGGCAGATCTTGAAATTTTTGAATTGATGCAATTTTAGAAGTCATACGCACTACATCATTTGGATTCACATCGTTGTATAGTGCTATGCGACCCCACACTCTACCAAGTCTCCTACTTAAATCTGCAGGCATATTGACAATTTTCTTTTCACTAAATTCCACAGGTGGTAACTCTACATTTTCTTTTTGAACAATACATTTAGAACGATTCATAATAACTAAATATTTCCTATCCTCAACAAAAATGGCATCATATCCTTTCAAAATTGCATAATCCCCAATATCATTTAAAAAGTAAGCATCCCTTCTTATTTTGTCAAATTCTTTGAAAACTTCACTTGAAATGTTCTCGTATCTGTATTCCAACTCATCTCTTTCCTTTCCACTCAGATTTGATTCATCATCCATCAATTTCCGCCAAATAATCTTATCTTCATAGGGTTCATATCCGAGTTTTTTATAAGCTATAACCATCATTTCATCTTCTCTTTTATTAAAATCTCTGTCTAAGTCTTTATAATTAATTATATTAGCATTTTTTGGATAAAGAATTTTCATGACTTCTTTTTGGTTTGTGAAAGGTCTTGTTGCATCAATATCATCAATAGCTACATAAGTACCACTTCCGAATATACCTCTACCAGAAAAATAATCACCATATTTGAATTGGTCGTAAAACTCTTGGGCTTTAATTCCATTTAAACCGCGATAAGTTATATAGTAGTCCAACAAATTCAATTCATCAATTTCTGCTTTGTTTAATACTTTCGGCTTAGCTGTAAATCCAAGCATTTCAGCAATATGATGATGCCCTAAATCTTCCTTTGTTTGCTCCTTATATTTTTCACTTATTTTTCTCAAAAGCTCTTCATTCTCAAATGCTTTATCAAAAAATGATGGTTTAGTGTTAAGCATTTTATCCAGCTGATTTCTCAAATCTTTAACATATTTTGATGTGTCCACTTTCCAGGTATATGCCGGGTGTAATGTAAAGTCTTTCGACCTTCTAAGTTGTCTTAAATATTTTGAGCCGTCTTCGGCATTAGAACCGTCTTTAATAGGTGTTACAGAACACTTACAACCAAAACCCGATGGAGGGTATATCAAATCCCAAATCGGATCATCGTACCGAAAAACCTTATCGTGTAGTAAGCTGTGATTATGTCTTTTTGTAGGTCTTTGAATCTGTGTGTATTTCCAATAAGGATATATATGAGATATAAGTTTCTGCTGACGATATTTTCCTTGAGAATACGCCATTTGCATATTTGTATCATAAATGACTTTTAACCGAGATGGAGTTACACCAGTCCAACCAGCTGCTTCTAAGCGAGGCAATAACATTGTTTGAAATTTACTTAAAGTCATTCCCTCTGATTTTGCTCTTTCAACATAATCATAAATCATTTGGAGAATATCGGCACTCATAACCTTTGCTACCGTAAAAGCTTTATTATGTGCTTCAGCATCAAGTTCATCCCAATCACTTGATATTTTAAGATTCTTACCTCTTTGTTTTAACCACTCTAATGCTCTTTCAGGTGGCAATTTGAAAGCAGTTTGCAAAGGATCTTCAAAACGAAAACCTTTCATAGAAGGGATTTTACCATTAGCTTTATAATATTCAACGATATAATTCATTTTCA
Protein-coding sequences here:
- a CDS encoding Ig-like domain-containing protein, whose product is MKTSLKISLALMLISTAFFAGCSNMTDNNSGNTDAGNFLTISPADNTQNIGINDAVTIQFAAPVDTKTIEANFVLISQKDIADSLCPVSKNMGHSDMMKDMMDTTMMNHLKMTHHTKGTFKWNSNKTMCEFKSDSALSHNTDYMMYIHSDMMNHMKNMMNNSMSNGGMNMGGNMNMMNGQKASDLIFKVTRFRTMNK
- a CDS encoding fibronectin type III domain-containing protein, which codes for MANYFPAKDADFIAWLANFLVVANANLVPLGIIAGDLTPISTLQPTYSTNLNDVEAKKAALASAVDTKDATKDAIIQKLRIVVNKIQANPAVAPALKSQLGISTHEGGHYPQHPIPPSELLAELLPDGSIELDWSRNGNAPGTQFVIEYCLAPSTTWTLLDVVTKTSFIHSGHPLGKAIQYWVKARKNSETSGASNIAVVNAGGVV
- a CDS encoding DUF2279 domain-containing protein; amino-acid sequence: MSIGKMIIRLILLLLGVEIMVAENTIADNSQKNINGKTDNNKVNEYERIDSMELKFADYKRATISGELPFKETHLKLFPSLALVGGTAGLFILQHNYQLNSIWKDKTNFRIIESWDYALYTDKFGHFWSGNFISYLYRDLYQEVGISKESSIWLGGLTCLTYLTYIEIMDGYGKDWGFEPSDFYFDMLGSLFFVSQHYLPILQNITPKAMYFKPEWHGELSRNPSNNFIDNYSGQTFFLSFNVYNLLPKDLKKYWVDWLEISIGYSARNLSYSKPIAINENINSYEVLPGVWGSPRFIVALDYNLVKMLPDGPPFWNWFKQTLNYIKLPSPALEVGPGIKPRFKIVYPF
- the cadA gene encoding cadmium-translocating P-type ATPase, whose translation is MKNYILKKLDCASCAAKIEEGVAKLEHVKFVSVNFANSSLQIDTPDIEDVKRKIKEIEPEVEILEQAEETSKSHKNFQLKDELVENKFEIIRIAVVIALLIFGMVFENIIHGTQFQWIEYLVFAVAYLISGWGVLKGAIRNIIKGKVFNEHFLMTVATLGAFIIHAMPEAVAVMLFYVIGELFQDIAVNRSRSSVKALLAIRPDYANLKENGNLQIVAPNDVHPGQIIVVKPGEKIPLDGIILEGNSFVDTSALTGESVPRAVNKSDTVLSGMINKSGLVTIEVTKEFGESSISKILELVENAVSKKAETEKFITTFAKYYTPVIVFAAFLIAVIPPVFIQGAVFTDWVYRALVVLVISCPCALVISIPLGYFGGIGGASRSGILIKGSNYLDALTKVKTVVFDKTGTLTKGEFKVVEIVPSNGFNAEEILKFAAYTEINSNHPIAKSIIESFNNKILINEISDVNEISGHGIKAKIMGNDVLVGNDKFLHLNNIVHSVCDVDGTVVHVAINKEYAGYIVISDTLKDEAIETIKELNSRNIKTVMLTGDNESAAKYFANKLGIKEFYYELLPEQKVEHIERLISKNKEGKVAFVGDGINDAPVIARADVGIAMGALGSDAAVETADIVLMADSPMSIVKSIDVAKRTRTIVWQNILFAMGVKLIFVVLGTLGVATMWEAVFGDMGVAIIAILNAMRVMK
- the merTP gene encoding mercuric transport protein MerTP; translation: MRSGNKFIGLGILTATAASLCCITPVLALIAGVSGLGSTFYWLEPYRTYFICLTILVLGFAWFQKLKIKKADECGCEEDEKPKFIQSKTFLTVVTIFAALMLAFPYYSKIFFPNNEKQIIIIDKSNFQTAEFTINGMTCEGCEEEVKHEVNKLNGIVKADVSYQNGNAQIQFDKSKTKINEIENAINSTGYSVTDKKEK
- a CDS encoding CueP family metal-binding protein — encoded protein: MKNLNALLFTLGFFIISCSNSTAPDYNQYYDSLTNLSVKESIAKGNEWKFSAPKIKTYVSTSEAVFEFPDGRVVKKTLPSDSFYVAIAPYINGTHTCETHYPSSCDGEIKEQTVKVIASDESGNILINNGINTMKNGFFELWLPRNKNVKIQIEYNSMKGEETIPTNNDSRTCITTIKLK
- a CDS encoding phage virion morphogenesis protein, whose amino-acid sequence is MISNDITNSLSRKFIELQKQFDDLTPVLEVVSALIERAISENFDGRGRWDGNENDITIFSGGSQKWKALASSTKEKYQRLGWELEPTLNRSKGLMSTIEVRPQGKSSIVISANSPYAAIHQYGGTLTPTILITSKMRKFFWAKYYNTGLVNWKVLALTKKKELKPVIQIPARPYITLTEEDLEEILELLTNRF